One Sphingobacteruim zhuxiongii DNA window includes the following coding sequences:
- a CDS encoding UxaA family hydrolase: MQQRIIQLDPQDNVLVALQDLAKGESIIFQGEEFLLKEDIPAKHKFFMRDMAVGESILMYGVLVGKTQYDVASGERMSTENTKHATDGYAFRHFDYQWQAPNVDQFKDRTFRGYVRSDGRVGTANYWLFIPTVFCENRNLDLIKEVMHAELGYSVSAPFRNYTQALKEAFIAGETLTNSSFDAIAQAKPDTHRLFPNVDGIKFLTHQGGCGGTRQDAVILGKLLAAYADHPNVAGITILSLGCQNLQLNELIDEIKTRNPSFNKPLFSFEHQEGYTEEQMVRLAIAKTFQGLVDINQFEREEVSLDKLVLGVKCGGSDGFSGISANPAVGYAADLLVALGGKVLLAEFPELCGAEQNLIDRTIDEEAAKKFITLMQAYSQSAERVGSGFHMNPSPGNIRDGLITDAIKSMGAVKKGGTAPIVDVLDYTEPANKPGLSLVCTPGNDVEATTGKAASGATLILFTTGLGTPTGNAVCPVIKVSSNTALAKRMPDIIDINTGPVIEGEKTIEQMGEEILEYCIQAASGVIIPKAVQLNQDDFIPWKRGVSL; encoded by the coding sequence ATGCAACAAAGAATTATACAATTGGACCCACAAGATAATGTGTTGGTCGCGTTACAGGATTTAGCGAAAGGTGAATCGATTATATTTCAAGGGGAAGAATTTTTATTAAAAGAGGATATTCCGGCAAAGCATAAGTTTTTTATGCGGGACATGGCCGTTGGCGAATCCATATTGATGTATGGCGTATTGGTTGGAAAGACTCAGTATGATGTAGCCTCGGGAGAACGAATGAGTACGGAGAACACGAAACATGCAACAGATGGTTATGCTTTTCGCCACTTTGACTATCAATGGCAAGCTCCTAACGTTGATCAGTTTAAAGATCGAACTTTTAGAGGGTATGTTCGTTCGGATGGTCGCGTTGGAACGGCTAACTACTGGTTGTTTATTCCAACCGTTTTCTGCGAGAACAGGAATTTGGATCTAATTAAAGAAGTGATGCATGCCGAATTAGGTTATTCGGTTAGTGCTCCTTTTAGAAATTATACACAGGCATTAAAAGAAGCTTTTATTGCAGGGGAGACCTTGACGAATTCTTCTTTTGATGCGATTGCTCAAGCGAAACCTGATACACATCGATTATTTCCAAATGTCGATGGCATTAAGTTCCTAACGCATCAAGGTGGATGTGGTGGTACCAGACAGGACGCAGTTATCTTAGGAAAGCTCTTGGCGGCGTATGCGGATCACCCCAACGTTGCGGGAATAACGATTTTAAGTCTTGGTTGCCAAAATTTGCAACTGAATGAACTTATTGACGAGATTAAGACTCGAAATCCAAGTTTCAACAAGCCTCTATTCAGTTTTGAACATCAAGAAGGCTATACCGAAGAACAAATGGTTAGACTTGCGATTGCTAAAACTTTTCAAGGCTTGGTGGACATTAATCAATTTGAGCGGGAGGAGGTTAGCTTAGATAAGCTGGTGTTGGGCGTAAAATGTGGCGGTTCTGACGGTTTTAGCGGTATCTCTGCAAATCCAGCAGTTGGCTATGCAGCCGATTTATTAGTGGCATTAGGAGGGAAAGTACTTCTTGCCGAGTTTCCTGAATTATGCGGAGCGGAGCAGAACTTGATTGATCGAACAATTGACGAAGAAGCTGCGAAGAAGTTTATTACCCTGATGCAAGCTTATAGCCAGTCGGCAGAGCGAGTAGGTTCTGGATTCCATATGAATCCATCTCCTGGTAACATTCGCGATGGACTCATCACTGATGCGATCAAGAGTATGGGAGCCGTGAAAAAAGGTGGAACTGCACCGATCGTCGATGTATTGGATTATACGGAACCTGCAAATAAACCAGGTTTAAGTTTAGTCTGTACACCAGGGAATGATGTTGAAGCAACGACAGGAAAGGCGGCATCGGGGGCTACTTTGATTTTATTTACAACGGGACTGGGAACGCCTACAGGAAATGCTGTATGTCCAGTTATAAAAGTTTCTTCAAATACTGCCTTAGCTAAACGAATGCCTGATATTATTGATATCAATACCGGACCAGTGATTGAAGGGGAGAAGACCATTGAACAAATGGGTGAGGAAATATTGGAATATTGTATTCAGGCAGCGAGTGGTGTTATTATACCGAAAGCAGTTCAATTAAATCAAGATGATTTTATTCCATGGAAACGTGGTGTTAGTTTATAA